The following are encoded in a window of Manihot esculenta cultivar AM560-2 chromosome 8, M.esculenta_v8, whole genome shotgun sequence genomic DNA:
- the LOC110620683 gene encoding phosphatidylinositol transfer protein 3 codes for MEFNNGEQANGEESNEIQQYKVRLMRAHVEREDPSAKAVDDLMLRRFLRARELDIEKASTLFLRYLSWRRSFLPNGFVSTSDILNELAQNKLFMQGVDKKNHPVLVFFAAKHKPSNGNLEEFKRFLVFGLERVCERMPTGQEKFVVIADLEGWGYTNSDIRGYLAALSILQDFYPERLAKLFIVHVPSMFMTAWKLISPFINNKTKKKITFVENKKLKSILLEDVDESQLPDIYGGTLALVPIQHI; via the exons ATGGAATTCAACAATGGCGAGCAAGCAAATGGAGAGGAAAGCAATGAGATACAGCAATACAAAGTCCGTCTTATGAGAGCCCATGTCGAAAGAGAAGATCCCTCCGCCAAG GCAGTGGATGATTTGATGCTCCGGAGATTTTTGCGAGCTCGTGAATTGGACATTGAGAAGGCTTCTACCTTGTTTCTCAGGTACCTAAGCTGGAGGCGATCATTTCTCCCTAATGGCTTTGTATCTACATCAGATATTTTAAATGAACTTGCCCAAAACAAGTTGTTTATGCAAGGCGTTGATAAGAAGAATCACCCTGTACTTGTTTTCTTTGCTGCCAAGCATAAGCCCTCCAATGGAAATTTGGAGGAGTTCAAGC GTTTTTTAGTCTTCGGTCTTGAAAGGGTATGTGAAAG AATGCCAACTGGCCAGGAAAAGTTTGTGGTCATTGCAGATCTTGAAGGATGGGGATACACTAACAGTGACATACGTGGATATCTAGCAGCTCTATCAATACTGCAg GACTTCTATCCGGAGAGGTTAGCCAAATTGTTCATAGTCCATGTGCCTTCCATGTTCATGACTGCATGGAAGCTTATTTCTCCATTCATTAACAACAAAACAAAGAAGAAG ATAACTTTTGTTgagaacaaaaaattaaaatccatTCTGCTTGAAGACGTTGATGAGAGCCAACTCCCTGATATATATGGAGGCACACTAGCATTAGTTCCTATCCAACACATCTAG